The window TGACTTTGTTAGCAAATTATAGAGTATACTCTTCTAACCAGACAGCTGCATTGCTGGCACATTAAGATAATTAACCTAATGAGGCTGGAAATAAGCATGATGCAATCTTACATCAATGTGCAGCAATGTTGATTGCTGGTATAGTTGTTGTTATAAATAATACCAAATTAATGTGATCACTTTATTTTGATGTGGAACCCATATTGTCAGTATAAATTTGACTTTTCAGGTAGAATTTGAGTCATTATTTAGGAAGTACGACGAGACTGCATCTTTTCTATACCTCAGATCTTTTCGGCGAGCTCGTGTCAATTTTTCCACTCCAGAAATGGCAGCAACAGCGAGAATTCATCTCCATGAACTTGAATTATTCGGAAAAAGAGTCAAATGTTATTTTGCACAGGTATGCTACCATAAAGAAATCTAACAATTAAGTTTATTATATATACCATGTCAATTtctcatttttataacttccatcagtttataaatatttatatatttttcttaatttaaatttttttaaaaattttataaattaaaaaatgcatgtacatttatgtataaTACAGTGTTAATTTTTTGGAGGAGCAGAAAGTACATGTTGATTAAAGTCGATCTATCTAATTAGCAATTGAGTctgatctacatgtattcatgCTAAAAGTGCATATTTGGCAATGACTGAGATTGAAGTACATGCATGCATGCTTTAATTAATCTAATTCTAATCTAACTCTGTGAGACTGTTGTATTCTAAGCTAGACAAGCTAGGCCTCAATCTACACAACATTTTTTTGCCAATTATTAAAGCTACATTGACTGAGTACACATGTATAAAGAACTATAATTTTATAGTGGAAAAGACCAATCATTGCTAACTGCATACTGGTATATTTTATCTAACATATATCAGATTCGAAAagtataaatttcaattttaaaactatatatatctACAATGACTAGTGGTTCATCAACATCTACACATtctaatttataattttgagtatttaaaaaaaaaggggggatgaaactgaactgaatatatagaatattaGATTAATTTATAGAGTCATATTGTTACACATTCAAATTTAACGAGAAGtgcatgcaatattttgcatacTTTTATCCTTTTCTAGCCCAAGGATGAGGAAAGTGAAAATAAGGACCCACATCTACACCCCCCTCCCCTGGAGAAACAGTTCCTGATCTCTCCCCCTGCCTCACCCCCTGTGGGATGGGAACAGACCCACGAGGCAGAACCCATTATCAATTATGATCTTATATCAGCAGTCGCAAATCTTGCACCAGGTGAGGaaggttttaaaaagaaattatgtataaattctaaaagttttcaattatacaGAAGTGATTTGTTTTCACtgttttcaatgttttaatAGTTATCCATACATTATTGAATCAGATTTGCTTGTGATCATGTACATGCAGAGAGTAAGAAGTTCTCtaagttaaaatttatttatttttcaaaagttttgagatagaatattctctctctctctctctctctctctctctctctctctctctctctctctctctctctctctctctcttctcctCCTGATATGTGACTCATTTCCTTGACTGTGGTTACActagaattattttttcaaagtacagtgtattaaaaagttatttaaaacacaaaaaatgaaaataaatgatgttaTCTATCAACTGTTACATTATGAAGTTTCTTCACGTCAAGCACGGTGTCCATGTAGATGTAAATGAGAGAGTGGTAATTGTATTATCAGCTCTAGAATCTGGTGATGTATGGCTAGAAAACACACTCAGTACCGGTGTATCTAGTCTCTGTAGCATGTTCTGTCGGTGAAGCGCAGGCACCCACTGTCGTCATAAATGTCCCGAACCGAGGTGAATATAATCAGTGGTGACTTCTGTAACCTTCTGAAAACAATAGCAAGGTAGCCCTATCCTTTACCAGGGCCTTGCTTATATTCCAAGATAATGATCCTAAAGCAATTGACCTCTAGAATAACCCCTGTACTGACAATAGAGACAAGGGTTCATTAATTCATGGTGTTAAAAAGTCTATTCTTGTGGAGGAAAAACAATATGGAGTCAGCTGATGACTGTATGCCTGCTTTCAGGGTTCATACACTCATTATGTGCTCTATATAAAACTGGTCACTGCAGAGATCTAGAAGGGAACTTTAGACCCCAAAGACTTCCTCTTTAGTAGAGCGGTCATGTGGGTATTGATCAAGTTTGGTCAGGCTTAAGGGTATTTCTTTGTTGTACTTGACCTTGTGACTTCATGCACGTATAACTATACTTGCAAAAAGTTGCATGTGTGACATTGTGTatggggaggggagggggggcaCCTTTGCTTCAAACTCTGTATTTGAATGTCAGTTGTCAAATGTATGGTACATGTTTGTCATATCTGCAGATTTCTGTAAGCTTTCTTTAATGACTGGTACTGTATTTAGTAAAGTATTCTCAGTAcactgtaatacatgtattacatttaaataattgttattaAAGTACATTCATATACCAAGGCAGGAGATGGTACAAGAAATTACCTTAGTCACATCAGTGTATGAGATATGCATGAATACCGGTATGTCATTGTGGGTTTATCAGACTTGAATATCATAGTTAAATTGTTCACATGCAAAGGATGAAAATAATCGAAATCTACATGATCTaattaaatattcaataaaattaccCATGTCTAGCAACCACTAGTTTCCAGAAATCTTTAAGATTATGCAATTCAAGGCCGAAggaaataatctttaaaaaaaaaatatacatagatTACATGCATGCAGACATGTTGTATTTGATAAATTACTTTATAAATCagaattttaatatttgcataatttttttccaaacatcatgcaaaaatcaataactttttttttttatcagtgtcAGTAAAAACTTAAATTGCATGTTCAATGTAAGTTTGTGGTGGATATATTcttcaataaaaaagtaaattttagatttcatttaaactttaaaaaatatcatgacTATATAAAAATTAGATGTATGCAATGAaggttacatgtataataaatgataaattatgtGTAATTTAAGAGAAAAGATCTTTTATCATGTTAAACtttatatataatgaatatgattttagaTTATATTGATAGATGGTAAAATTGTTTAACTTGCAAAAAAATagaagcattttaaaaataaattgaacttgataaaattttgataagataTTTCAGCTACTAAgtacatttaattgtttatagttACAAAGAGGGGGAAAAACTGTTATTTGTAATTGAATGA is drawn from Crassostrea angulata isolate pt1a10 chromosome 5, ASM2561291v2, whole genome shotgun sequence and contains these coding sequences:
- the LOC128186143 gene encoding calcipressin-2-like produces the protein MADVDDAEDINAVLNDDNLSSPSHNEPGTDARENMYFHDLPDALIVTNIDECIFDDVKCKVEFESLFRKYDETASFLYLRSFRRARVNFSTPEMAATARIHLHELELFGKRVKCYFAQPKDEESENKDPHLHPPPLEKQFLISPPASPPVGWEQTHEAEPIINYDLISAVANLAPGMSHEIHPPSDKHPAIVVHICEDPPLRCNGEKPKIIQTRRPDVSERGT